AATTATGTCGACTTTCGATCGAGAGAATCGTGCTCTAAACGACACCTTAGTCCTATAATTAAGTTATCATTTCAGGAGGAGACAGAAAATAAGTTATATCTATAAAACCATGGAGTCCCCAGTAGATACCTTGACTTTAATTGCAAGTGAGAGGGGGTTAGCAGCCGTTCTTTGGAATAACGATAATCCGAAGCGGGTGCGGGTGGACTCTCTTGTGAAAAATGAGGGCCACGCGATGCTTCTGGAAACTGAACGTCAGCTGAAGGACTATTTTGAAGGAAAATTACAAAAATTTTCGCTGCAACTCGATTTCAAGGGCACAGCGTTCCAAAAACAAGTTTGGGAAGCTTTGTTAACTATTCCTTATGGAGAAACGCGAAGTTATGGGCAATTAGCAAAGCAAATTGGTAATCCTAAAGCGGTTCGAGCTGTGGGCGCTGCCAACGGAAAAAATCCTATTTCGATCATTGTACCCTGTCATCGTGTTATTGGGGCCAACGGTACGTTAACAGGCTTTGCAGGAGGACTTGAGAAAAAAGCTTATTTGCTCGAAATAGAATCTGAAAAGAAATTCTAAAAAAAGAAAACTCTATTGAAAACACTCAATCAAAATTTAGATCCGCCCCATAAAAATTCTATTAATTGTGTTGATTGTCGTTCACCCCAAAAATAAAGGATCCATCTGTTATTTTGATATCGTTGGGGTGCGAAGTTCTATGAGCCCAAACTTCAATATGTAAGGTGAGGGAATTATGATTTTTATGAATAATTTCAGCGTAATAGCTGACTTCATCACCATCGAGAAGAGGCTCATAAAATACGAGATCATTAACGGATAGCACGTTCACATCGCTACTGGCTTTACACGCGGCAATGTTACGCCCCGCTTGGTGCATTTGTGACAATACCCAGCCGTTATAAGCCTCTTTACTCACATTATGATTATGAGGTAAAGCAATGGCTTTAAGTGATAATTGCCGATTTGGGGGTAAATATGTTTCCATTTTTATGGCCTTTCAACTTACATAACCGGTAAATCGTGGGGAAAATGCAATACGGACGATAGATTGAAAAGTCTCTTCCAATCGCTTAGCACTCTTCATCCTCGAGTATTATAAATTTCCAAAGCTCTTAAAGCTTTTATGATTTACATTTTTATCAATTTTGGATTTGCCCGATGTTTTAGATAAGAATTTTTTATTATTGTCTTTTATCTATAAGGGCAAACAATATGTAACATAAATTTGCTAAAATTGCAAGAGAGTGATAATAAATTTAGAAGTTTTTATGAAAATTAGAAATTCTTGAATTTGATAAAAATGCGAAATCGCTTTTCCCAACGATTCCTGTGTATAAGGGGAGTTGGTTGGGGAAGTGTTTTAGAATCTATGCCCTTCTGGGGGCATAGATTTAGCTTTGCGCGGCGACAATCTAAATTGTCACAGGTCTGATGAGCTTAAGGTTTGTTTTTTTTGGCGGCGTTTTCTAATGAATCACCGGCCCCTTTCATATCTTTGCCAACGCCTTCCATTGTATTGCATCCTGCGAGAGCGATTCCCATAAAAACAGTTAAAATCATGATTTTTGACATGTTATCTCCTCTATTTTTTCGATTTTTCTTTTCAATATCCGGCTTGCATCTATCGCGCTTTTATTGGCTCGGTTTTTAATATTTGAACCTCGCTTGGATTTTGGATATCTGTGATAAAGTATCGAGATCATTAAAGAATAACAAGAAAATTTATAATTCTTAATTAAACTGGATTCAAAAAATTCTCCAAGATAAACTTAACGTTAATCGTAAGGATGGCGAGTTCTTTAGCTAAAGTTCCTATGCTGTTTCCTATATAAATTCCTCCATCCATGGTATTGCGACTTCTGACGATAAGCGCATCCAATTCGAATGGATCTCTATGAAAGAAATAATTTCTCACTTGGTCTGTATCGCGCAAACTCTTAAGCTCCGGATAATCACTGACTTCCTTAAGAAGTTCATAAATAGCACTGAGAAAGAATTCATAAGTGGAAAACCGGCTCTCGTCCGCTTTAATTTTGGCTAATAAGATATTTTCAATATGAGTTGGCTTATGAAAACGATGATCACTTTTAACCTGTTCTCTTTTCATAAAAGCCTGCATCTGTATTGCTTTTTCGCCCCGCGTTTGCGCAAGAAGTTCTTGTTTTATAATATCAATTTTCCTTGATTGCTCAGCTGAGGGGGAAGGGAAGTAGGCAGCGTATTGGGTTATAAAGGCTTGAATATAGGAATGCGCATTCTTCATGAGTTCAGTGACTTCACCTTGAGATACTGCAGCTTTAATTTTGTTTTCAAGCTCACATAATGCCTCGTAAATTTTCCAAAAAGTCGGTAGGGCACTTCCATTATTGTCTTTAAGGGCGTGAATGCTGTTGCTCACGAGACGCGCTTTCCCTGAAACAACTCTGGAATATCCTTCTTTATATGATTCAAATTCTACAGTTGTTTGGACGTCTAATTCATCTCTAAGGTCGTTAATCAGCTCGAGAACGCTTTGAATGCGGGTGCGTCGCAAGCTATCTTTATCAGATTTAGAGGTAAGTCCTGTCCGGTGAGTTTTGTGAAAAGCTCTTTCTAGAGCGGTTTGTGGGGGTTGGCTCCAATCAAAAGATCCAACAGGAACTATGACCCCCGCACTTCTAACTTTATCACAAAATTCATCATATTTATCGCTAAGATTCCCAAATCCATTACACGGACGTATACCTTGCAAAACTTCTCTTAACCGGTTTTGAATTTCCTGAGCTACTTTTGCTTGCTGTTCTTGATCTTTATAAATTTGAGCTTGAGCATCTGTAATACCCGCAAGTTCTTGATATATTTGGTCTTTTAGTAGACATAATTCTTGCTTCTTTTGTTCAGCTTCTTGCGTTCTATTGGCTATAAATAGCTGTTTTCTCTGTGCTTGAGCATCAAAAAGTTGCGTAAATATTTCTTCTGCACGCTCTTGTGTAACGGCTACGCCAACAATTAAGAGTTCCTGGCGGAGTTGTGGGGAATTTTTAAGGGGGTTTCCTATTCGCGTTAAAACTTTATAAGTTTCTGTCCGTTTCAGCTGGTATTGTTTGTGGTCTTCTGAAACTGCTGGTAAGGGAGCCAATTGTGGAATTTCAGTTTCATAAGTTAGAGGAGGAGATAAATTTGTCGATGTAGGAGATATATCTAACAAATTAGCGAGAGACCTAATCCCTGGCCACTGAGACGTAGATTGGCGCTGAACACGATTGAGGTTGAGGGATTTTAGGTATGTCCAAAGTTGAGGAGGAGACAAAGTATCTGTAGCGTTTTGATATTTAACTCCAAGACTTATAAACAGAGTTTGTAAACGTGTAACTTCGTCAAGCACGTTGGTAAAAATGACATGAGTCTCTGATGTTAGGGCGAAGAGTTTTCTAACTTTAGGTTTGCTTAAATGAGAGAGTTTGTCTCGTAAGGCCTCAAGAAGACCGTCATCGGGTATTGCTGTCTCAAGGGCTAAAGTAGACGGCATCATTAATTTAAACGTTTCTCCACATAGCTGTATAATTCTAAGAAGGGCTATTCTGTCTTTTAGTTGCGTGACATCTGGTTTGACGTCTAAAACACGTTTCGTTGTTGAACTCAAATACTCGATAGCTTTTTTATCGTAGAAAAATCCGGCTAGATTACGATATAGGCGAAGGCTTTGTTCTTGTTCTTGGGATAATCTTTTATTTTTCTTCAATCCTTGAAGAGAATCTGCAAGAGCTGCCAACCCTTCAGTGGGCTCAGCAAAAAGATCTTGAATAGCGACATCTAACAGGCTTTGAAAATTGCCGATAACGCGAGGCTGTTCCAAATATTGCAATGTTGAGGGGAATTTGAAGGAAGCCTCAGCCGCTCCGACTAAAATAGATAACAAAGGAGCTTTAATTTTTTGTTCAAAAGCGACACGTCTCTCTTCGGGACATTCAGAATAAAATTTCACGAAAGGTAAAGCTTTACCGTAATTCATATTTTGGAAATTTAGCGCGGGCGCGGGGTTTGTGGTTGTATCATCCAAAATAACAGGATCGAACTCATGAATTCTTTGAATCTCGCAAAGCGACTCTATGGCCTTGTCAAGTTTGGCATCCCTGATTTTTTGGGAATTAGGCGCCTCCCTCATCGTTTCAGGAATGCCAGGATTTTCATTTTGAAAAGGGAAATTCGCAGCATTATGAAAAGGTGAATATTGAGATGCCCAGCAGGGATGTAAAAATGAATTCGGTAATATCAGGGTGTTTGTGAGGATGCGTAAAAATTTTCTGATCAAGGTATTGCGCGCATATAATTTCATGTTGGCCTCCTATAAAGGGTGGT
The Alphaproteobacteria bacterium genome window above contains:
- a CDS encoding methylated-DNA--[protein]-cysteine S-methyltransferase, producing the protein MSYIYKTMESPVDTLTLIASERGLAAVLWNNDNPKRVRVDSLVKNEGHAMLLETERQLKDYFEGKLQKFSLQLDFKGTAFQKQVWEALLTIPYGETRSYGQLAKQIGNPKAVRAVGAANGKNPISIIVPCHRVIGANGTLTGFAGGLEKKAYLLEIESEKKF
- a CDS encoding entericidin A/B family lipoprotein — encoded protein: MSKIMILTVFMGIALAGCNTMEGVGKDMKGAGDSLENAAKKNKP